From the Gaiellales bacterium genome, one window contains:
- a CDS encoding carbohydrate kinase family protein, which yields MAFDLLVVGDCNPDLLLVGGDVEPEFGQREKLVDSARLVVGGSAAIAACGAARLGLDTAFVGTVGSDLFGTFMLDALADRGVDVSGCVIDPAQPTGVTVAMVRGDDRAILTAPGVIPALTAAAIDRDLLRASRHLHVASFHLLDGLRPGLDGLVAEAHEAGLTVSLDPQGDPGGGDTALLARLAAQVDVLFVNEQEDAALKAAGCRLVVVKRGARGALARKGDKVVEAAAPEVDLVDATGAGDSFDAGFLAARMAGEPVPAALALACACGALSTRALGGTAAQPTLAEAREALR from the coding sequence ATGGCGTTCGACCTGCTCGTGGTGGGCGACTGCAACCCCGACCTGCTGCTCGTCGGGGGCGACGTCGAGCCGGAGTTCGGCCAGCGCGAGAAGCTGGTCGACTCGGCCCGGCTGGTGGTCGGCGGGTCGGCGGCGATCGCGGCCTGCGGCGCCGCCAGGCTCGGCCTCGACACGGCGTTCGTCGGCACCGTCGGCAGCGACCTTTTCGGCACGTTCATGCTGGACGCGCTGGCCGACCGCGGCGTCGACGTCTCCGGCTGCGTCATCGACCCGGCGCAGCCGACGGGCGTCACGGTCGCCATGGTGCGTGGCGACGACCGCGCCATCCTGACCGCGCCCGGCGTGATCCCGGCGCTCACCGCGGCGGCGATCGACCGTGACCTGCTGCGCGCATCGCGGCACCTGCACGTGGCCTCGTTCCACCTGCTGGACGGCCTGCGGCCGGGCCTCGACGGCCTCGTCGCGGAGGCGCACGAGGCCGGCCTGACGGTCTCGCTCGACCCTCAGGGCGATCCCGGCGGCGGCGACACCGCGCTCCTCGCCCGGCTGGCGGCGCAGGTCGACGTGCTCTTCGTGAACGAGCAGGAGGATGCGGCCCTCAAGGCCGCCGGGTGCCGGCTGGTCGTCGTCAAGCGGGGCGCGCGCGGCGCGCTCGCCCGCAAGGGCGACAAGGTCGTCGAGGCGGCCGCGCCCGAGGTGGACCTCGTCGACGCGACCGGCGCCGGCGATAGCTTCGACGCCGGGTTCCTGGCCGCCCGCATGGCCGGCGAGCCGGTGCCGGCGGCGCTCGCCCTGGCCTGCGCGTGCGGGGCGCTCTCGACGCGGGCGCTGGGCGGCACCGCCGCCCAGCCGACGCTGGCCGAGGCACGCGAGGCGCTGCGGTGA